In Sphingomonas sp. G-3-2-10, a single window of DNA contains:
- a CDS encoding cupin domain-containing protein, with amino-acid sequence MIRSIPDLFHPHDPALVEAAMLANTRLHLKGGNAAAFAKLLPWETVNTLPTAERLLDSELKIAQRGRDAWFDMAVPRAKHGEERPLRAEALHGLCDQGMSLVLNSVEKRVPAIAALNAMVERHFRARVATNAYVSFQAESAFPPHFDDHNVLVLQVHGSKRWFLHGQPYRYPLVNDRFPHPKDPGPVEAEVLMEPGDLLFVPRGDVHWAEVVGPSSLHLTLTVQPTRGRDLLRWLGTVAEREEIGREDINPLEGPEAQAGRAERLRTMLRALADGLDLDAFQDEADQAREPVRPFNLGHLHELTSGTLVLPSLRRRIALPDDGKLGPAGGNASITAGEREVLDLLLARDGLTVGELAGALTGADVTKAVNGLARKALVFLFPGE; translated from the coding sequence GTGATCCGATCGATCCCCGATCTGTTCCACCCGCACGATCCCGCGCTGGTCGAGGCGGCGATGCTGGCGAACACAAGGCTGCACCTGAAGGGCGGCAATGCGGCGGCGTTCGCGAAGCTGCTGCCGTGGGAAACGGTCAACACGCTGCCCACCGCCGAGCGGCTGCTCGATTCCGAGCTCAAGATCGCGCAGCGCGGCCGCGACGCGTGGTTCGACATGGCGGTACCTCGCGCCAAGCATGGCGAGGAACGGCCATTGCGCGCCGAGGCGCTGCATGGGCTGTGCGATCAGGGCATGAGCCTCGTGCTCAACAGCGTGGAGAAGCGCGTGCCCGCAATCGCCGCGCTCAACGCGATGGTCGAACGCCATTTCCGCGCTCGGGTCGCGACCAACGCCTATGTGAGCTTCCAGGCCGAAAGCGCATTCCCGCCGCATTTCGACGATCACAATGTGCTGGTGCTGCAGGTGCACGGCAGCAAGCGCTGGTTCCTGCACGGCCAGCCCTATCGCTATCCGCTGGTCAACGATCGCTTCCCGCATCCCAAGGACCCCGGCCCGGTCGAAGCCGAAGTCCTAATGGAGCCGGGCGACCTGCTGTTCGTGCCGCGCGGCGATGTGCATTGGGCGGAAGTGGTCGGGCCGAGCTCGCTGCACCTGACCCTGACCGTCCAGCCCACGCGCGGGCGCGATCTGCTGCGCTGGCTCGGCACCGTTGCGGAACGCGAGGAGATTGGCCGCGAGGATATCAACCCGCTGGAAGGGCCGGAGGCACAGGCCGGGCGGGCAGAACGCCTGCGCACGATGCTGCGCGCGCTCGCGGACGGCCTCGATCTGGATGCGTTCCAGGACGAGGCGGATCAGGCGCGCGAGCCGGTGCGGCCATTCAATCTTGGCCATCTCCATGAACTGACGTCCGGCACGCTGGTGCTGCCGTCGCTGCGGCGGCGGATCGCGTTGCCGGACGACGGCAAGCTCGGCCCCGCAGGGGGCAATGCGAGCATCACGGCGGGGGAACGCGAGGTGCTGGACCTGCTGCTGGCGCGGGATGGGCTTACGGTCGGCGAACTGGCCGGGGCCTTGACCGGCGCCGATGTGACCAAGGCGGTGAACGGCCTTGCGCGCAAGGCGCTGGTGTTCCTCTTCCCGGGCGAATGA
- a CDS encoding surface-adhesin E family protein: protein MKVMIGAAALFAAPVAMAQASDWRSIGEFGEGDKRSSVFLDVAAVKKPSATMREVTVASHFAVERQFSSGQRYSMIRITYRIDCSANTFQTVYSTAYLGEDSLFSSDTVTPMVAINPATIAGKTAPMACSGNYNAVPRITAATPNLEGRRIYGQ, encoded by the coding sequence ATGAAGGTGATGATTGGCGCTGCGGCGCTGTTCGCCGCGCCGGTTGCGATGGCGCAGGCATCCGACTGGCGCAGCATCGGCGAGTTCGGCGAAGGCGACAAGCGGTCGTCGGTGTTCCTCGACGTCGCGGCGGTGAAGAAGCCCAGCGCGACGATGCGCGAAGTCACGGTTGCGTCGCATTTCGCGGTGGAGCGCCAGTTCTCCAGCGGGCAACGCTATTCGATGATCCGGATCACCTATCGCATCGATTGCTCAGCCAATACCTTTCAGACGGTCTATTCGACTGCCTATCTGGGCGAAGACAGCCTGTTCAGCTCGGATACGGTGACGCCGATGGTGGCGATCAATCCGGCGACCATCGCGGGCAAGACCGCGCCGATGGCCTGTTCCGGAAACTATAACGCGGTGCCGCGCATCACCGCCGCCACCCCCAATCTGGAAGGGCGCCGCATCTACGGCCAGTAG
- a CDS encoding type II secretion system F family protein, with the protein MELLPYIMLGGGAFTVLALMVFAFSGPSAERAGARRLSGLRERHTVSATGANAMEAQLRKISTARTTKMDSVAGRILPNPALLKKRLAMTGKPWTVGKYGLATLGLFIVPAALLWLRGAPIWLALFVGLFLGAGLPHWVVGFFIKKRVTQFTAKFPDAIELLVRGLRSGLPITETISVVGSELDGPVGEEFRSIADKMKIGRTLDAALQETADRLGTPEFQFFTITIAIQRETGGNLAETLSNLADVLRKRSQMKLKIKAMSSESKASALIVGALPFIVFGMIWFINNGYMLKFFQDERLMVAGGGGLVWMAIGAFIMAKMVDFEI; encoded by the coding sequence ATGGAATTGTTGCCGTATATCATGCTCGGTGGCGGCGCCTTCACGGTGCTCGCACTGATGGTCTTCGCCTTCTCCGGCCCTTCGGCGGAGCGCGCGGGCGCACGCCGTCTCTCCGGCCTGCGCGAACGTCACACCGTAAGCGCCACCGGCGCGAACGCGATGGAAGCGCAGCTCCGCAAGATCTCGACCGCGCGCACCACCAAGATGGACAGCGTCGCAGGACGCATCCTGCCCAATCCCGCACTGCTCAAGAAGCGGCTGGCGATGACCGGCAAGCCGTGGACCGTCGGCAAGTACGGCCTGGCGACGCTCGGCCTGTTCATCGTTCCCGCCGCGCTGCTGTGGCTGCGCGGCGCGCCGATCTGGCTGGCGCTGTTCGTCGGTCTGTTCCTCGGGGCGGGCTTGCCGCACTGGGTCGTCGGCTTCTTCATAAAGAAGCGCGTCACCCAGTTCACTGCGAAGTTTCCCGATGCGATCGAATTGCTCGTTCGCGGCCTGCGGTCGGGCCTTCCGATCACCGAAACGATCTCGGTGGTGGGTTCCGAACTCGACGGGCCGGTCGGCGAGGAATTCCGCTCGATCGCCGACAAGATGAAGATCGGTCGCACCCTCGACGCCGCGCTTCAGGAGACTGCGGACCGCCTCGGCACCCCCGAGTTCCAGTTCTTCACCATCACCATCGCGATCCAGCGCGAGACCGGCGGCAACCTTGCCGAAACCCTCTCGAACCTGGCCGATGTGCTGCGCAAGCGTTCGCAGATGAAGCTCAAGATCAAGGCCATGTCCTCGGAATCCAAGGCTTCGGCGCTGATCGTCGGCGCGCTGCCCTTCATCGTGTTCGGCATGATCTGGTTCATCAACAACGGCTACATGCTGAAATTCTTCCAAGACGAACGCCTGATGGTCGCCGGTGGCGGCGGGCTGGTCTGGATGGCGATCGGCGCCTTCATCATGGCCAAGATGGTCGATTTCGAGATCTGA
- a CDS encoding P-loop NTPase gives MNAPFNPGRTGHREPFVAFVCDETTAEALRPIAVELGWSPEKVNKGGLRNAVQTLSVSASPHVLFVDLSESGDPLNDINALAEVCEPGTVVIASGQVNDVRLYRDLVASGIQDYLLKPLNPDSLREAFANAQAMLNAPKLADPSADRPHSAIAVIGARGGVGASTVATSLAWVLSDKHKRTTALLDLDVHFGTGALALDLEPGRGLTDAIENPSRIDGLFIERAMVKASDTLSVLSAEAPINSPVLTDGAAFYQLQEEIRGAFEATIVDLPRNMLVLHPHLITDVQIAVLVTELTLAAARDAIRILSWFKSNAPQTQVIVLANKVQPQAMLEISRKDFEGSIERKIDFLLPFEQKVASQAAKLGKPFAEAGKSVKSLGPLSELASRIISITDAGERDDTPAKGKAAASAKPNGSGGSLLDKFRDKLPRKGK, from the coding sequence GTGAACGCGCCCTTCAATCCCGGCCGCACCGGCCATCGCGAGCCGTTCGTCGCGTTCGTCTGCGACGAGACGACGGCGGAAGCGCTTCGCCCGATCGCCGTCGAGCTCGGCTGGTCGCCCGAAAAGGTCAACAAGGGCGGGCTGCGCAATGCGGTCCAGACCCTGTCGGTCTCGGCGAGCCCGCACGTGCTGTTCGTCGATCTTTCGGAAAGCGGCGACCCGCTCAACGACATCAATGCGCTCGCCGAGGTCTGCGAACCCGGCACGGTCGTGATCGCATCGGGCCAGGTCAACGACGTGCGCCTGTACCGCGATCTCGTGGCCAGCGGCATTCAGGACTATCTGCTTAAGCCGCTCAATCCGGATTCGCTGCGCGAGGCCTTTGCGAACGCGCAGGCGATGCTCAACGCGCCGAAGCTGGCCGATCCGTCGGCGGATCGTCCGCACAGCGCGATCGCAGTGATCGGCGCGCGTGGCGGCGTTGGTGCATCGACCGTGGCGACCTCACTCGCCTGGGTACTGAGCGACAAGCACAAGCGCACCACTGCCCTGCTCGATCTCGACGTACATTTCGGCACCGGCGCGCTCGCGCTCGACCTCGAACCGGGCCGCGGCCTGACCGACGCGATCGAAAATCCCAGCCGTATCGACGGGCTCTTCATCGAGCGCGCGATGGTCAAGGCATCCGACACGCTTTCGGTGCTGTCGGCCGAAGCGCCGATCAACTCGCCGGTGCTGACCGATGGCGCTGCATTCTATCAGCTGCAGGAGGAAATCCGCGGCGCGTTTGAGGCAACCATCGTCGATCTGCCGCGCAACATGCTGGTGCTCCATCCGCACCTGATCACCGACGTCCAGATCGCCGTGCTGGTGACCGAACTGACCCTCGCCGCCGCGCGCGACGCGATCCGCATCCTGTCGTGGTTCAAATCGAACGCGCCGCAGACTCAGGTCATCGTGCTGGCCAACAAGGTTCAGCCGCAGGCGATGCTGGAGATCAGCCGCAAGGATTTCGAAGGCTCGATCGAGCGCAAGATCGATTTCCTGCTGCCCTTCGAACAGAAGGTCGCCTCGCAGGCGGCCAAGCTGGGCAAGCCGTTCGCCGAAGCCGGCAAGAGCGTGAAGTCGCTCGGCCCGCTTTCCGAACTTGCCTCGCGGATCATCTCGATCACCGATGCGGGCGAGCGGGACGACACCCCCGCCAAGGGCAAGGCGGCTGCGTCCGCCAAGCCGAACGGATCGGGCGGATCGCTGCTGGACAAGTTCAGGGACAAGCTGCCCCGCAAGGGAAAGTGA
- a CDS encoding CpaD family pilus assembly protein, producing the protein MLKRLALPILIAPALLLGGCGTYNGGVESVYQPVVQRSDYVLDLQTSGYGLAPGEQARLSGWMQAMQLRYGDRVSIDDGGDGSTGREDVTAAAGRYGLLLSDKAPATVGQIAPGTVRVVVTRMSATVPNCPDHSRIIQPDYTASTTSNYGCATNSNLAAMIANPADLVRGAPGAGISDPASASKAIKTYRETPPSGASGLKSESTGGGTK; encoded by the coding sequence ATGTTGAAGCGCCTCGCCCTCCCCATCCTGATCGCGCCCGCGCTGCTGTTGGGCGGTTGCGGCACCTATAATGGCGGCGTGGAATCGGTGTATCAGCCGGTCGTCCAGCGCAGCGATTACGTGCTGGATCTCCAGACTTCGGGCTATGGCCTGGCGCCCGGCGAACAGGCCCGGCTGTCCGGCTGGATGCAGGCGATGCAGCTGCGCTATGGTGATCGCGTCTCGATCGACGATGGCGGCGATGGCTCCACCGGCCGCGAAGACGTGACCGCCGCCGCGGGCCGCTATGGCTTGCTTCTGTCGGACAAGGCCCCCGCCACGGTCGGCCAGATCGCGCCGGGCACGGTGCGTGTGGTCGTGACGCGGATGAGCGCCACAGTTCCCAACTGCCCGGATCATTCGCGCATCATCCAGCCCGACTACACTGCGAGCACCACGTCGAACTATGGCTGCGCGACCAACTCCAATCTTGCTGCGATGATCGCCAATCCGGCGGATCTCGTCCGCGGCGCGCCGGGCGCGGGGATCAGCGATCCCGCATCGGCGAGCAAGGCGATCAAGACCTATCGCGAGACCCCGCCCAGCGGCGCGAGCGGTCTGAAGTCCGAAAGCACCGGAGGCGGCACCAAGTGA
- the ppdK gene encoding pyruvate, phosphate dikinase, with translation MTQYVYRFGGGVSDGGKGDKNLLGGKGANLDGMASIGLPVPPGFTIATPMCAVYYDEGGKFPESLKAEVANGIAHIEGLTGKKFGDVADPLLVSVRSGARASMPGMMDTVLNLGLNDETVEGLAANSGDARFAWDSYRRFIQMYSDVVLELDHGRFEEALEIAKEDRGYNLDTDMTAADWQALVAEYKALVVELWDGKPFPQDVHDQLWGAIGAVFGSWQSERAKVYRRLNDIPAAWGTAVNVQAMVFGNMGDTSATGVAFTRDPSTGERAYYGEFLINAQGEDVVAGIRTPQYLTRAARERAGAKPLSMEEAMPEVYGQLADVFDLLERHYRDMQDIEFTVQQGKLWMLQTRSGKRTAKAALKIAVDMAGEGLITEEEAILRVDPMALDQLLHPTLDPKAPRDVLTKGLPASPGAASGIAVFDSDTAEKRAANGEAVILVRVETSPEDIHGMHAAKGILTARGGMTSHAAVVARGMGRPCVSGAGTLAIVAKEKLFRVGSREVREGDLLTIDGSTGEVMFGEVATVQPELSGDFGKLMEWADKVRRLKVRTNAETPLDCRTARDFGAEGIGLCRTEHMFFDAARITAVRQMILAADEAGRRAALDKLLPEQRSDFIQIFEVMVGLPCTIRLLDPPLHEFLPHEEAEFAEVAQAAGLDVETLKRRAAELHEFNPMLGHRGCRLGVTYPEIYEMQARAIFEAAVAVAEKSGEAPIPEVMIPLVATRRELELMKAVVDKAAQAVFAEKGRTIEYLVGTMIELPRAALRAGEIAEVGEFFSFGTNDLTQTTLGVSRDDAGRFLTTYVEKGIYARDPFVSIDVEGVGELISLAAERGRKTRPAIKLGICGEHGGDPASIAFCEATGLDYVSASPYRVPIARLAAAQAALNGKA, from the coding sequence GCCAACGGCATCGCCCATATCGAGGGGCTGACCGGCAAGAAGTTCGGCGACGTGGCCGATCCTTTGCTCGTCTCGGTCCGCTCCGGCGCGCGCGCGTCGATGCCCGGCATGATGGATACCGTCCTCAATCTCGGCCTGAACGACGAAACCGTCGAGGGCCTGGCCGCCAATTCGGGCGACGCCCGCTTCGCCTGGGACAGCTATCGTCGCTTCATCCAGATGTATTCGGACGTGGTGCTCGAGCTCGATCATGGCCGGTTCGAGGAAGCGCTGGAGATCGCCAAGGAAGACCGCGGCTATAATCTCGATACCGACATGACCGCCGCCGACTGGCAGGCTTTGGTCGCGGAATACAAGGCGCTGGTCGTCGAGCTGTGGGACGGCAAGCCCTTCCCGCAGGACGTGCACGATCAGCTCTGGGGTGCGATCGGCGCGGTGTTCGGTTCGTGGCAGTCGGAACGGGCCAAGGTCTATCGCCGTCTGAACGACATCCCCGCCGCATGGGGCACCGCCGTCAATGTGCAGGCGATGGTCTTCGGCAATATGGGCGACACCTCGGCGACCGGCGTGGCGTTCACCCGCGACCCTTCGACCGGCGAGCGCGCTTACTACGGCGAATTCCTGATCAACGCGCAGGGCGAGGACGTCGTTGCCGGCATCCGCACGCCGCAATATCTGACCAGGGCCGCGCGTGAGCGGGCAGGGGCCAAGCCGCTGTCGATGGAAGAAGCGATGCCGGAGGTTTATGGCCAGCTCGCCGACGTGTTCGACCTGCTCGAGCGGCACTACCGCGACATGCAGGACATCGAGTTCACGGTGCAGCAGGGCAAGCTCTGGATGCTCCAGACCCGCTCGGGCAAGCGCACCGCCAAGGCGGCGCTCAAGATCGCGGTCGACATGGCGGGCGAGGGCCTGATCACCGAGGAGGAAGCCATCCTCCGTGTCGATCCGATGGCGCTCGACCAGCTGCTCCACCCGACGCTCGATCCCAAGGCGCCACGCGATGTGCTGACCAAGGGCCTGCCCGCCTCGCCGGGCGCCGCATCGGGCATCGCGGTGTTCGACAGCGACACCGCCGAGAAGCGAGCCGCCAATGGCGAAGCCGTGATTCTCGTCCGCGTCGAGACGTCGCCGGAAGACATTCACGGCATGCACGCGGCAAAGGGCATCCTGACGGCGCGCGGCGGCATGACCAGCCACGCGGCGGTGGTCGCACGCGGCATGGGCCGTCCCTGCGTCTCGGGCGCGGGCACGCTCGCGATCGTGGCCAAGGAAAAGCTGTTCCGCGTCGGCAGCCGCGAGGTTCGCGAAGGCGATCTCCTCACCATCGACGGTTCGACCGGCGAAGTGATGTTCGGCGAAGTCGCCACCGTCCAGCCCGAGCTCTCGGGCGATTTCGGCAAGCTGATGGAATGGGCCGACAAGGTACGCCGCCTGAAGGTGCGCACCAACGCCGAAACCCCGCTGGATTGCCGCACGGCGCGCGATTTCGGCGCGGAAGGCATCGGCCTGTGCCGCACCGAGCATATGTTCTTCGACGCTGCCCGCATCACCGCGGTCCGCCAGATGATCCTCGCCGCCGACGAGGCCGGCCGCCGCGCCGCGCTCGACAAGCTGCTGCCCGAGCAGCGCAGCGACTTCATCCAGATCTTCGAGGTCATGGTCGGGCTGCCCTGCACCATCCGCCTGCTCGATCCCCCGCTGCACGAATTCCTGCCGCATGAGGAAGCCGAGTTCGCCGAAGTCGCGCAGGCCGCCGGCCTCGACGTCGAGACGCTCAAGCGCCGCGCCGCCGAACTGCACGAGTTCAACCCGATGCTCGGCCATCGCGGTTGCCGTCTCGGCGTGACCTATCCCGAAATCTACGAGATGCAGGCCCGCGCGATCTTCGAGGCCGCCGTCGCGGTCGCGGAGAAGTCCGGCGAAGCGCCGATTCCCGAAGTCATGATCCCGCTGGTCGCCACCCGCCGCGAGCTGGAGCTGATGAAGGCCGTAGTCGACAAGGCCGCACAGGCGGTCTTCGCCGAAAAGGGGCGGACGATCGAGTATCTGGTCGGCACCATGATCGAGCTGCCTCGCGCGGCACTGCGGGCTGGCGAGATCGCCGAAGTCGGCGAGTTCTTCAGCTTCGGCACCAACGATCTGACGCAGACGACGCTCGGCGTCAGCCGCGACGATGCCGGGCGCTTCCTCACGACCTATGTCGAAAAGGGCATCTATGCCCGCGACCCGTTCGTCTCGATCGATGTCGAGGGCGTCGGCGAACTGATCAGCCTCGCCGCCGAGCGTGGCCGCAAGACCCGCCCCGCGATCAAGCTGGGCATTTGCGGTGAGCATGGCGGCGATCCGGCCTCGATCGCCTTCTGTGAAGCGACCGGTCTCGATTACGTCTCGGCCTCGCCCTATCGCGTGCCGATCGCGCGGCTCGCGGCGGCACAGGCGGCGCTCAACGGCAAGGCGTAA
- a CDS encoding type II secretion system F family protein yields the protein MESTGPTILGIDVLWVATLLSAVAAFSVMLAVYAATTVRDPMAKRVKALNERREQLKAGITASTSKRRAKLVQRNESADRIRSFLSSLKVLQESQVKAAQIKLAQAGIRSKEWAPAVIFGRLILPILIGGPVTYLVYGTETFADWSPMKQYGLVAVSFIFSYKAPDIWLKNKITKRSHAIRKGLPDALDLLVICAEAGLTVDAAFGRVSRELGKAYPELGEEFSLAAIELGFLTDRRMAFENLANRIDLDAVRGVVTTMIQTEKYGTPLASALRVLSAEFRNERMMRAEEKAARLPAIMTIPLICFILPVLFIVILGPAACSINDSFINR from the coding sequence ATGGAAAGCACCGGACCCACCATCCTTGGCATCGACGTTCTCTGGGTAGCCACGCTGCTGTCGGCAGTTGCAGCCTTCTCGGTCATGCTTGCCGTTTATGCCGCGACCACCGTGCGCGACCCGATGGCAAAGCGCGTCAAGGCGCTCAACGAACGCCGCGAACAGCTCAAGGCAGGTATCACCGCCTCGACTTCGAAGCGGCGCGCCAAGCTGGTCCAGCGCAACGAAAGCGCGGACCGGATCCGCTCGTTCCTGTCGTCGCTCAAGGTGCTGCAGGAGAGCCAGGTAAAGGCCGCGCAGATCAAGCTGGCGCAAGCCGGCATCCGTTCGAAGGAATGGGCGCCGGCGGTCATCTTCGGCCGCCTGATCCTGCCGATCCTGATCGGCGGGCCGGTCACCTATCTCGTCTATGGCACCGAAACCTTCGCGGACTGGTCGCCGATGAAGCAGTACGGTCTCGTCGCGGTCAGCTTCATCTTCAGCTACAAGGCGCCCGACATCTGGCTGAAGAACAAGATCACCAAGCGCAGCCACGCGATCCGCAAGGGTCTGCCCGATGCGCTCGATCTGCTGGTGATCTGTGCCGAAGCGGGACTCACCGTCGATGCCGCGTTCGGCCGCGTTTCGCGCGAACTGGGCAAGGCCTATCCCGAACTGGGCGAGGAATTCTCGCTGGCGGCGATCGAACTGGGCTTCCTCACCGATCGCCGCATGGCGTTCGAGAATCTCGCAAATCGTATCGATCTCGACGCGGTCCGCGGCGTCGTCACGACGATGATTCAGACCGAGAAATACGGTACGCCGCTGGCATCGGCGCTTCGCGTGCTCTCCGCCGAGTTCCGTAACGAACGCATGATGCGCGCGGAGGAAAAGGCAGCGCGCCTGCCCGCGATCATGACCATCCCGCTGATCTGCTTCATTCTGCCGGTGCTGTTCATCGTCATCCTTGGCCCGGCGGCCTGCTCGATCAACGACAGCTTCATCAACCGCTGA